In Calonectris borealis chromosome 8, bCalBor7.hap1.2, whole genome shotgun sequence, the genomic stretch CTGCTGTTGAGCTCACCCTGTTCTTGGGGGTCCTCTCCAGCCTTTGGGCCAGAGGGCACTTGCCGAGGGTCAGCTGCTTTGGTGTCATATTTTAGGAGGTTAATTTACATGTTGCCTTTTTGGTAGCAGGGAGGACTCTCCTTCAGATTGCCCTATGCTGCACGGCAGCGCAAGCCATTAAAAACCCCAAGCTGTTGCTGGATCCAGACAGCTGAAACTCATGACCTAGTTTCCCAAAATCACGAGATTGGCTTAGAAAAttagatgtattttttaaatgactgcgTAGTGTCTTTGCATTAAGTTCTGGTTTGGGGAATTACTGGGATACTGCAGTTGgaatttcaattttttctttataatcatAAGGGtgggaaatgtattttttgtgaTATGAAAGCAGGGGAATCACTTGCCTCTAGCAGATAAGAAAGGCACAAATATTGCGAGACTGGTTTAAAACCAGTGATACGTGGACAAGTTAAATTTGCCTTTACCGcagatttgctttgttttttggtaATTCTAGATCCCCAGACTCAGTTATGTTAGCAGTACATGAACCGGCACTGACTTTCTTGGGATCGGCCAGGACTCGCTGTGCGGCTGGGGGCTGTACCGGCGGAGCTGGGGTGCCTTCCCACCCACCGCCCTCTGGAGATCTCCACTTCTCACTGTCCTCAGCTTTCTGCAGCAAGTCCTTTCTCTAAAAATGCTAAGCTTGTTTACAGACTTGCTCAGGACCCGTGCTCCTTTGCAGCTACGGTTCCTGGAACATGGTTACCCGTTGGGATCACTTCTTATTTTCCTGCCCAGGCTGTCAACAGGGATATGGGCTGGAGCTGTTTTATAACCTGATGGAAGCTAAAAAAAGGACCGTGCTCCGGCCGGCTGCTTAGCGGAGCCCTCACCTTGGTCTGCGGGACTCcggctctccctccttccctttgctgTTCCCAGACCGGCCCTTTCCCCGCCACCGCGGCGCGTCCGGCTGTGCGCAGCCCAGCGGGACCGGAGCGGGAGGGTGAGCGGTTCAGCGGGCTGTGGAGGAACGAGCAGTTTATTATTTGTTGCCATTGGATACTGATACCAGAGTACCGATTTTAACTGCAGCTGTACAGCTGCCCAGAGCATGGAACGAGCATCTCTCAGCAATCGGCCGTTTTGTATTTCCCTGGGAAATGTTCATAGCAATCTTTCAGGGGTTGCAGCACTCCCCATGTGCCTGTAGTGCCCTTTTTTCTGGTGAAGCTTACCCCTGGGAgttgggaaagcagggctcttATCAAAAACTGAAAGAGTAATAATTGGAAGGAATGTTGTGTGCACAGATGTGTtgtattttactaaaaataagattcatttttttaattttttttttctgttgatacCCCAAACTGTTCTGCTGCAAAGCTTAGCCTTGAAGCAGGGCTCTCAGATGCTGCAGACAGACCATGCCAGGGACTTGCCGTGGCTTGGTTGGTTTGCTACCTCGGTGGCATGCTCTGGGgaagctgcagagctgcctgcacagACTTCCTAAAGACCAATGTTCATGATTCAAATCTTAAAAATATACAAGAACAGCCCTCAGGCAGTGATGCCCTGCCTAATGGCCCCACCTAATTTCCCCTCTGAACTACATACTGTGCTATAAGTAGTTCTGGCACCTGCTGAAATGAGAAATGTTTCTTTCCCTGAAACCAGACACCAGCAGTAGTTAATCACCGCATCCCAAATTGGCACAGATTAATGCAGCTTCACTGAAGCCAATGAAGGTTCATGGAATTATTCCTGCCCTGGCTCCGAGTCATTATTAATAGGTATAGTTCTGGCTATTTTTATGCTCTTCAAATTATTTCATTAGATTACAAAAGCAATTATCAGCCCAAATCTGTTTTTcctggttaggaaaaaaaaaaaagcttcctctgCAGTAAATTACTGGGCTGAGTTTTTCTTGTGCTTGTTTTATGTCGACTTAACCGATCAGCAGACTTGGCTGTATGAGCGCTAGCGCTCAGCCCCAGAAATGGGGCTATAGCAAAGTGGGGGCTGTGCcaaatttgtttctttccatgtATAGAGGCAGTGTAATAAATATAtgtatctgtgtgtatgtatatatacatactgtGATATATCCTGCagtatgtatatacatgcatgAAGTAGTTGCTTTTGAACAATCTTTGGATATGTAATTAATTGAAGGGGAAAAGCCTGTAGTTAGAATTTTCTTGATGCTTGGACAAGTGGACCATTGTAAAGGTGGCTGCTGTGGCTATATGTGAACTAAACAATTAAAGCTGTGACCTGAGGAGTGGTGTCAGAACCTAAACAGAGCTGGAGTTCAGACAAGTCACAAAACTAACAAATTAGGGCTAACAACTGCGGGACTGTTTTGGAAATGCTGCTTTTGGATGTTGTCAGTTAGAAAAATTGACATGGAATAATGATGACCAGTAATTTCCCCCTAAGAAGCACTCACCTAGCAGGGAGTCAAATGCTTTTCTTGTAGTATTATCTCTACTGACTCTACGGGGGTTTTACAGCCTGATACTAAAGCCCTCCTAAGCCCCTTTTTGAAGCAGAGGTCTTGAGCAGGAGCAACTGTGCTACTGCTGTACTACTGGTGCCTGTATTCCAAATAGCACCCTGTGATCTCCAGCAGCGATGCTGGTGCTTCACtggcctgctgctgctttttagttGATCTGTCATCACGTCTAGCCATACATGTGCCTTGCGCTGTCTTACAGATCTGTTTCATGGGGAGGTTCCATTAAGATGGAGGATGTGAGCTGTTAAGCTTTCAAACTCTGAGgatttttattctgttaaaaaaacccaaacaaaacacttGGCTGGCAAATTAAGAACTAACTGCTTTAAAATTAGCCCTATTAAGATCACACCCAGGACATGCAATCCCAACACCCTGGAGTTTAGTGCCAGATGATGTATCTCTGTGTGCGCAAAACAAGTTAAGCAACAAAAGCAGCTTTGTATCAAAATAGtttattaaaaacagtaagaGACTTCACTGAAGCTTGCTGTCCTCAAGACAGAATTATGACATTATTGCAACATTCAACACAATCATAATCCACATATAAATATAATACTATATAGCTCCTGTTCGCCCTGGCCAAGTTTCGCCCTCGGTCTGGCCTCGTGCAGCCCTGCGGACACAAGCCAGCCCTGCATTCTTTACTGGCAGAACCTGTTCCTCTGGGCTGAGTCACACCCCTCCTCACTTCACGCTGCACAGCGCTCTTGCTCTCTGGAAGTTGCACAGAAACCAGCACATCTCTTTGCAGCTAGAGGCAGTCTACAGAACCAGTGTGAACACACTGGGTGACTGACAACAGCAACACTGGTTGatgtttaggaaaaataaatacgcAACCAATTACTCAAGTTGCCAGCACTGCGCAACTGCACAGAGCAGCTTCTGTTTACACGGAGGAAGCTCTGTTGCGACCTGCTGCATCGCCACCTCAGCCGTGAGGACTCTTACACCGTACGGTTTGGTCTAATGCGTGGAGTCACCTTTCACTGCAGCACTCGCGGAGAAGCGCATGGCCAGTAGCTGGCTGGCACACTTCTGCCGTCACCTCTGAATGCCCTCCAACAGCCTCACTCTCTGCCATCAGCTTTGCACCAGTCAGTATTTGTCCCTGCACCATGGCAAACAGACTGAGCACTGGGTATCTCTGTCTTTCAGGTCAGGATGCTGCCATGAGCTGTGGCTTGCTTCCTCGCTAGCTCAGAGGCTGCTTCTCGCTCTTCTCCATCGCTCATGTCCCCTGGGCCGCTCTGGTGATGGGCGTCTTCTTGCACAGCTCCTGATAGAATTCAGATTCCAAAAACCGTGGGTATGAGTTATTCTCCATTAAGCTGTAAACTCTCTTCTGTGCTGCACTGAAGCAGGTATGCGTGGCTTCTTGAATATTCTGTGCAATCATGTTCTTGGTTTGGAAGTCTATGTTTATCTGAAATACAAAAACAAGGACATTTACTTCTGAGAACTGAATTCAAGTAAGTATAATACACCATAAAATTTCTGAAGAGGTAAAAAAGGCAAGACCCTATTACTATAGGGTTAAATTAATCAaatttcctttaagaaaattcttctttaatataaaaaaattaatctatacTATCTTTCAGTGCTAAACTCAAATACAGGTGTTAAATGTAGCTGTTGACTTTTCCCAGTTAAGATGGAAACTCTCTGAAATACTGCTTGTGCCATTTTCCAGCTTGGTGAAAAGGCAGCTAGGGAGAGAGTTAGGTTCAGACATAGATATTAACAGTGAGGTATGTACAATGCAGTTTGGCATCTGTATCTTAAAGTGAgttcagagaaataaagaaaagctgtaacAACTCATAGAACAGGGCACTTATGTTTAAATAGGTTTTCTTTACCTCTTTGGGAGCCTCCTTTTCAATGAAGTCATTgtagattttctttgctttcGATGTCAGCTTCTGGGGTGACTTGGTTTTCTTGAAGTCCTCACAGGCCAACCAGAACTCGATGTTCTCTTCGCAGAACTCGGACTTCAGAAAAGCTCGGAAAGCAGCAAGACCatctagggaaagaaaaaaaaaaatacacatcagTTAACTATTTCAGGAATCTTGAATTTACCTATTGGTCACATCTGTTTCTACCAAAACATTCTGCTGTAGTTCTGGTCTGGTTCTTTCAGGGATATCAtagcaataaataaaattccaCATCTACGTATGCAAACAAATTAACACTCTAACAGCTTGGCAGGCTTCACTTTCAGTTAGTAGTTTTTTAGGTGAACACAAAAAATGAAAGCCATTTCTAATTGGTATGTTCCCTTTTGTGATGCCTGCATATATATTAGATACCATCTAGAGAAAGGGTTTTTTATCTCCTGTGTTAACCTTTACACTGGAGTAAATATTTATGACTGTGCTACAAACCCCTGGAATatttttgcaatggaaaagatGACTCAAGTTCAAAGAGCAAATGGTAATATTATTTCTTAGTCTTTTTGCTCTGCTGTTGAGTGCTTTTCCTGGTAGAGATACAGTAAAACCCTGAGATCATTGAACTTCTGTGTTGCAGAATCCTTCCACAGTTATTTGAATACATTTGTCTTGGTTAAGCCGTGAGCTGAGTGAACAAATGCTCTTTTCACATTTGGCAAAGCCAAGCTGATAGGTGCTATTTTAACTACAAGGGTTTCAGAAAAGATTCCACTACAATGAAGTATTCTTgatgttttaatattaatttacaatcatttacaatcttttttttaaagaacactttATGAATTTTTGCTTTAAACAGTTTAAAGCATTTAACTTTCAAGACCAGAATCAAAGCTATTTATATTAGAAAGGTACAATGCTGACATGCAAGGAAATAATCTCCTACAGACATATAAACTTCCCCACCCCTTTGCTCTTGAATGTTACTTTTTGAAGACAAACTTACATTTATTAGCAAGCAGTTCATCAAAAGCTTCTGACCACAGCCGGGCTTCTTCCGGGGAAGGTCTGCATAAAGAGATGGAGAACATTAGACTCCACTGCTCAAGCGTTATTGTTTTTGTAAAACACCTGAGTTATTTAAACAAAGTCTATTTCTCATAACTTACCTGAAGTAGGTGCGGTGTTTCCCCACTTTCTTAGGTTTCATTTTCGTAGAATTGGAAGAGTTCTGCAGGAAGTAGCTCAGCCTCGTTTTCCAATCTTTAatgctggaagaacaaaacagatgCATGTTAAAAATGACAACTTTAGACACCAGCCCCTTTACTGGCAAAAGCTGCAGAGGTTTTCCAGACGCTGCTTTGCCAGTTCTGAGAGCCACCCGGAGCATCTGTCTGACGGCAAGAGGAGCATTTCCCCCTCGCTTAAATCAAGATTGGCCCGCTAGCCAGGGACTAATGTCAGCCCAGCTGCAGGTGGCAGAGGTGGGCAAGCGGCTCCGCTCCCCCCAGCCTCGGTCCCGGCCCCGCGGCTGGAAGCCTCTCCCGGCAGGAGCCCCGGTGCCGGTCGCCCCGCTCTGCCCCCGGCGCGGGCACTCACATCGTCCTCTTCATCCGGCCCTTCTCCGCCTCCTCCGCCTCgctgcggcggcggccgccccgctccaTCCGCCCGCCGTCGTGCTGCAGCGCCAGGAACAGCGCGCTCTGCATGGcgcccgcctcgccgccgccacgctcccccgccgccgcccaccGCCCTTAtagcccggcgggcgggcggggccggcacccggcccggccccggctcggcccctggcccggccccggccctcccCGGCGGGCGGGAAGGCGGCGCAGCGGGGCTGCGCGAGCGGCCCTGCGCGGCAAGCGGTGGCGGTGTTTTTCCCGGTAAGCCAGAACGGGAAAGTTTTGCCTTCCCCCGGGATTAcgtctcttttttcctttattttgtttttcctttcttttcttttttttccgcctctttcttctttattttttccttttctttcttttttttttctctttttttttttctccccccccccccccccccacttgcCCTTGCTAGCGCCTCCTTGGAAAGCTTTTAGCCGGTCGCACTGACATCCCTCGGGAAGGGCGCCCGTCCCTGCGGCGCTGGCTGTCCTTTCTGTTCTGTCAGTCAGAAATGTACCCTgcatttctgcagattttttttttttaacagaaatacagACTTCTGAGTGTGGCCAGTACACAAAAAAGGATAAGGAAGGACTTAGCCACGTTTCTTCAAGAAATGAAGTAACCATAAATTTGAGAATATGGTATTTTTGCTGTCCAACGCTCTGCTAACCCAGGCTATTTATCACTTTAATAAGCTGTCTGcacatgtgttttatttctgtatagtGTTGCCACCTACCAGTGAATTGTGTAAATTACTCCTAGTACACGAAACTGAAATTGCAATGACTTACTCCGGCCTTCAGCTTGTTGGAAAGGCCATGTGGTCCTTCTCAGCAGTGTCCAGCTGAAGGGTATCATGTCCAAAGAATTTGAATTTAGGAATCATGTGAGTTTCTCTTTAATCTAccctgcttttctgctcttttctgtgCGTGTGTTTTCCTTTCCACAGTGCTCTACAGCATgtatttttctgacataaaaaGCAGTGTTCAGAGAGATCGTTTGATTCCCAAAACACTGGCAACACAATCATGTAGCATCAAATGTCTGATCCTTTTAGGTAATCACCGTAGTCTTACGACTCTCTGCTTGCCGAATACGCACAAAGCTGTGCAAAGGCATTTTGCTTTAAGTGAGATGTGTGGAGAAAAGGAATGCCGTTTGGTTTGTGAAAGCATTTAACCAAGGATGCTTTTCAGTGCTGCCTGTTGTAAGTCCTTTGCAGTATATATTGGTGGTCTGATAGGAAAATAAAGTTCCATCCTCTAAATTTTACCAAATCGCTTTAAATGATTTTTGCAACAGGTAGCTCTTAGTCTTCTATATAGTATATACATTTTTCAATGGGAAATTATTACGAGGGTGTTACCATGGGAGGGAGGATGTGTGGAAACACTAACAGAGGTAA encodes the following:
- the RGS2 gene encoding regulator of G-protein signaling 2; translated protein: MQSALFLALQHDGGRMERGGRRRSEAEEAEKGRMKRTIIKDWKTRLSYFLQNSSNSTKMKPKKVGKHRTYFRPSPEEARLWSEAFDELLANKYGLAAFRAFLKSEFCEENIEFWLACEDFKKTKSPQKLTSKAKKIYNDFIEKEAPKEINIDFQTKNMIAQNIQEATHTCFSAAQKRVYSLMENNSYPRFLESEFYQELCKKTPITRAAQGT